In Artemia franciscana chromosome 8, ASM3288406v1, whole genome shotgun sequence, a genomic segment contains:
- the LOC136029927 gene encoding interferon-induced very large GTPase 1-like: MFGIQYPSSVDHCESGITMTLVKTVNRQEYDYIMIFDTEGIQTQEQKGRYHSVKRDNAIITLSILLFDATILVTNGENGSNLKDLLSLVTLAYKNSKIAEEKGGLLCSKGFAACIQLKHDKSKINPQNIVSKTSKNFIEFFTKTTSLKETYGTTSNGFSARFISEEDVRVFESPHKGDPPNDIPNVDFNWQIVDFREHIHKQVVSQSQWNAKEIGSLENYLCLVWDCINSSDFDLSFKTFIEIYVYTEIENKYQYLRKAYYEEYEEQYNLLKHEYKENCPLIEGKPMCFKEIQRLVDDLEVKMRPKTSKFEEGVKFLFQTSQNQKWKIEFSRKVHWCHKLEVVLKNYFTFGAKVKMYQNEIKDKITKEYSAKSIKEETEIELIARFDRIFDTVSKKAREENPPLEVKDAALNAYRANSTIVSLGIDLLSENEKTSFWGKLWDGAVGLIEPIVEWFAQENDIENMVVQLVHRVTSGRKYYSDGVVDNVIGEIENLIRRCNKDTNKDQRRKIHRVAYNLLINICVDIQEKWESENSVSVCLESIREAMKWYSLEFSKGLEEVDIMASILSDFFARHTFKAFESEIKEIVISNLGKKRWIQSPKYVQGHMDLYLIEEVEPNGIEEVLRLIEKPEDLKELTSRRLIHFEIDSVLERLKWENFRSQLEGCLRNTFNASKDLESRSKSFNFSQLFNYLEMLKSKYIVENLKREMDAFGWEGLEAMSVQFELKHVNAIVNKFDTSFSSLTKEDIVDSVFLTLKQNHLFDSAFCTPCQEKCPLCESPCFLEFSHTGRHDAFHQPIGVVCFRYIKTKELWYHGCNSSPLDYIFVLDNGEKWKFADFSVKFDTWLQPDINIRISQYRQYLISKYNKEIAKYYFVNPSDTIDPVENLELIISKIQRNIDYFLDFSCKK; encoded by the coding sequence ATGTTTGGGATTCAATATCCCTCTAGCGTTGATCATTGTGAAAGCGGTATTACAATGACCCTCGTGAAAACAGTGAACAGACAAGAATATGATTATATTATGATATTTGATACAGAAGGTATTCAAACTCAAGAGCAGAAGGGCCGCTATCATTCTGTTAAGCGGGACAATGCGATTATAACACTATCAATTTTACTCTTTGACGCAACTATTCTTGTTACCAATGGTGAAAATGGCAGTAATTTGAAAGATCTATTGTCTTTAGTTACATTAGCCTATAAAAACTCGAAAATTGCGGAAGAAAAAGGGGGGCTACTATGTAGTAAAGGTTTTGCTGCTTGCATCCAGTTAAAACACGACAAAAGCAAGATTAACCCTCAGAATATAGTTTCCAAAACATCCAAAaactttattgaattttttaccaaaacgaCTTCTTTAAAGGAAACATATGGTACCACGTCAAATGGATTTTCAGCGAGGTTTATAAGTGAGGAGGATGTAAGGGTTTTTGAAAGCCCTCACAAGGGGGACCCACCTAATGATATACCGAATGTGGATTTCAACTGGCAAATAGTTGATTTTCGGGAGCATATTCACAAGCAGGTGGTAAGTCAGTCTCAATGGAATGCTAAAGAAATTGGTAGccttgaaaattatttatgtttagTTTGGGACTGCATCAACAGTTCAGACTTTGATCTTTCTTTCAAAACGTTCATTGAGATATATGTTTATactgaaatagaaaataagtaTCAATATCTCAGGAAAGCATATTATGAGGAATACGAGGAGCAGTATAATCTTCTAAAACATGAATATAAGGAGAATTGCCCTTTGATAGAAGGGAAACCAATGTGCTTCAAAGAAATACAGAGATTGGTCGATGACCTTGAAGTGAAAATGAGGCCAAAAACTAGCAAATTCGAGGAAGGGGTGAAATTTCTGTTTCAAACATCACAAAACCAAAAGtggaaaattgaattttcaaggAAAGTTCACTGGTGTCACAAATTGGAAGTcgtcttgaaaaattattttacatttggggcaaaagtaaaaatgtaccaaaatgaaataaaagacaaaataacCAAAGAATATAGTGCAAAGAgtataaaagaagaaacagaaatagaGTTAATAGCTAGATTTGATAGAATCTTTGACACTGTTAGTAAAAAGGCTAGAGAGGAAAATCCCCCATTGGAAGTAAAAGATGCTGCTTTGAATGCATATAGAGCTAATTCAACGATTGTCAGCTTAGGAATTGATCTATtgtctgaaaatgaaaaaacttcCTTTTGGGGGAAACTTTGGGACGGAGCCGTGGGTCTAATTGAACCTATTGTTGAGTGGTTTGCACAAGAAAATGACATTGAAAACATGGTTGTTCAACTGGTACATAGGGTAACTAGTGGAAGAAAATACTACTCTGATGGAGTTGTGGATAATGTGATAggtgaaattgaaaatttaatcaGGAGGTGCAACAAAGATACAAATAAGGATCAACGAAGAAAAATTCATAGAGTTGCCTACAATCTGCTAATAAATATCTGTGTAGATATTCAGGAGAAATGGGAGAGTGAAAATTCTGTTTCTGTGTGTTTGGAGTCGATTAGAGAGGCCATGAAGTGGTATTCTCTTGAATTTTCTAAGGGTCTGGAAGAAGTAGATATCATGGCATCAATTCTTTCAGACTTTTTTGCAAGACATACATTTAAAGCCTTTGAAAGTGAAATTAAAGAGATTGTCATCTCGAACTTGGGGAAAAAACGTTGGATTCAGTCACCAAAATATGTTCAAGGTCATATGGATTTATATCTAATAGAGGAGGTGGAGCCAAATGGGATTGAAGAAGTGCTGAGGCTAATAGAAAAACCCGAAGATCTAAAGGAGCTTACTTCTCGGAGATTGATTCACTTTGAAATTGATTCTGTGCTTGAACGTCTTAAGTGGGAGAACTTTAGATCTCAGCTTGAAGGCTGCTTAAGAAACACATTTAATGCCTCGAAAGATTTAGAATCAAGGTCaaaatctttcaatttttctcaactctttaaCTATTTGGAAATGCTTAAAAGCAAATATATTGTCGAAAATTTGAAGAGAGAAATGGATGCATTTGGCTGGGAAGGCTTAGAAGCCATGTCTGTGCAATTTGAACTGAAACATGTCAATGCCattgtaaataaatttgataCCTCTTTTTCATCCTTGACTAAGGAAGATATTGTAGATTCAGTTTTTTTGACACTGAAGCAAAACCACCTTTTTGATTCAGCCTTTTGCACTCCATGTCAAGAGAAATGTCCTCTTTGTGAGAGTCCATGCTTTCTTGAGTTTTCACATACTGGACGCCATGATGCTTTCCATCAACCCATTGGTGTGGTATGCTTTCGTTACATTAAAACAAAGGAACTGTGGTACCATGGCTGCAATTCAAGTCCCcttgattatatttttgttcTAGATAATGGAGAAAAATGGAAGTTTGCTgacttttcagtaaaatttgaTACATGGCTTCAACCCGATATAAATATACGTATTTCACAGTACCGCCAGTATTTAATAAGCAAATATAATAAAGAGATAgccaaatattattttgtaaatcctTCTGATACAATAGATCCAGTTGAAAATCTAGAACTCATTATAAGCAAAATCCAAAGGAACATTGATTACTTTCTGgatttttcttgcaaaaaatag